The genomic window CAAGAAACCAACGGGAACGGGAGAGCGGCTAGCAAGAGCCCCACCCCTCTCGCCCGTGCGCCTCCCCTCGCTGCACCGCTTGCTGCCGCCCAACCCCCCACCGGCCACGGCGAAGATGGTCCCACCGCCGGGCATGCGCTGGTGCCGGGTCGCCGGCCGCAGCTCCGCCTTGCGCCCGGCCCCGTCCGGACGCCGCCACAAAGACGGCTCGGCTCGTCACCACCACACGCTCCCGCGCCAGATGCAGGATGTCGCACGGGCGGCCATTGAGCGCCGTAGCTAGGCGTCGTCCGAGAGGTAGAGGAAGAGGCATAGAGGAGGCCGGCGGTGAGGCATGAGAGGAGGCGGCGGTGGATGGGGAATCAAAGAGGATGGAGAGGGGAGTGAAGCGGGGAACGTGCACTCATGACCCACCCACCCCGGTACCGAGAACGTGGGGAGAGGAGGACCATCTTTCCTGGAAAGAAATGTCTCTACGACTCTCCCTCGCCCAGAACGAGCCACCCAttacacttacatgtgggaccaaaAGAGCAGAGGGACACCGAAACAGCTAGGTAGATGAAGAGCGAGTAGAAAAGCAGAATTGCATCCCACGTGACCCATCCCACGCCGGGTCGCACGGTCCCTGGCAGGCAACACAAGCAAGCGCACACCTCCTAGACACCCAAAACGCTGCCATACGGGACCACCCCGAAGCAGGGGCCACCAACACAGCTGGGTATAGACACGGCGGGTAAAAAAGCAGCGACGCACCATCCACCCACCCAAGTCGCGTCGCCTGGTCAGCAGGCACGCGATCCCTAGCCTATCGCTTTGCACGGAAGGAACCAACCAACCAACAACTGGCCACCCAAAAGACCGACAGTTGGGCCCATCATGGCTGAAACAGAGGAGCCGCAGCCGGGTCTAGGCCAGGACGGTAAAAAATATTCATCCCACCCCGCACCCTGCCACCCACGTTCACCGCTAGTGCACGCGCGCGACAGCCGCAGTAGAAGCTGAATTGCTGGCCCCGCGCACAAGAGTGGCCCAGCCGTCATTCGGTCTAACTCAAGCAATCAAGGTACAGAAAAACGGACGTCAGGATGTTTGACAGCAAGATTAAAAGGACCAAACAGGTACAGTGCAGGGTAGAATGTGCGCACCGGATTCATCCGAGTCCGCGATGGCGCTAGAATAGCGGGTACTCTAGGAGGCTTTATATGTTAGATTGGCCATGTACACAATATTTCACTGCATAGTTACTCATCAGGGTATGCAAACAGGGCAATGTCTGAATTCAGGGTATGCAAACAGGGCATGCAACCTCAACGCTCATGTTTCAGATTCCCCAAACCATTTTTTCGTTTGCTTCTTTGGCTCCACGAGCAATGTCTGAATTAAGCTAAATACTGTATGAATTTGTTTGTGCGCGCAATAATGTACAGCAACACGCACGCAGGAACTGAAACCATACAGCGACACAAATTTCATTTTGCATACCTTTTAGTCCACCCAAGTGCCTGCGCGTTGATCCTGTCAGTTGACTGAGCGGACCTTGTCGGGGAAGAGTCGGGACGTCGCCACACCCCGTCTCGTGCGCTGCCATTGACTTCGACACTGAGCTGTTGAGCACAACCAGACCCAGTACTCGAGTCTGCTCGGGCGGCAACTTCACTTCCGGGGTTCGCCAACAATGCACGAGGAACCGGATCTGGGTGCTGATGACTGTCGGCGAACTCCTCCCGCAATGGAAATCTGAGAAAGATatagcagcggcggcggccatgCCCAGTCAGTCGCCATAGAACCAAAATCGATAACAGGCTTTTGCAGATCTGCGTCGGCTAACCTGTCAACGGCATCGAGCAGGAACTCCATGCCAGCATCCTCCATTTTTTCCAGCCCAGTCACCGCCGGTGGAGGTCGTGCGCCGCCGCAGGATTTTTTTCCCCTCTGTGCATCGCAGACGGCTCAGCTTTTACCACACCGTCATGTTCTCTTTATCTGGTCCACGGATCAGGAAAAACGCCAACGTTCTGTTCCACGGACCAGACCACACGCACGGAACCGTCACCCCTCCGCCTACTTcggtcctactccctccgttccaaaatagatgactcaattttgtactaaagttagtacaaagttgggtcatctattttggaacagaggaagtATGTACGACGCACTGTTCCGTTCGTATTTCCACGCCCTGCCCCAATTTCTAAAGTACTACTGCAATCCTGGCAGACCGATTTTTCTGGATCTCAATAGCAGAATGGATGGCGATGATATCGGGCTCAGCTGAGCTCGGGCGCCAAATCGCCTCGTcctccaagatagtatattttcatgtgaaatctctcttccctgtACTAATCTTTCATGAATTTTTTAAATGAGCAATATTGTGCTTGTTAAATTCCAATAGATTTTACTTCCCACACCCAATGTGAAACCACTAATTCCCATGAGATATGCATATGAAACTGATTTGCAATGCTAAGATACACAATaacgaaaaacaaaaaaatattcatACTATTCTTTATTATAGATACTCTCACCAATGGATACAACGAAAACACGAAGTAACGATAACACACATTGCAAACTATTTCATACTATAATTTTTTTTCCAAACCAGGATATAACCAAGGATTGAACTAATAGATAATAATGGTGATAAAGGTGACGATCGATACCGGAGCAGCTCTCCCAAGCTTGGAGCAAGCCAAGGGTGGTGCCCATACCCAAGTACTCAAGTATCCTTCTTTGTTGATGGTGGCGGTGAAGGAGCTCGCTTATTCTATTTGAGGAAATCAAAAAGGATCTCCTTCAGATATTGGATCTTAAAGAAGCAGTAATTGTATAGCATTATTCTTCACCTCACGCATGATATCCTTGTTTTTTGGTCCTCATAGTTTTTTATTTCATGCATCGCTTTCGCTTGGATGGGAGATGTCTCAGTTGGAGAGTATATGCAATCGGGGAGTATTCTCAACTCCATAATTGTTAACCAAATTATGAAAAAGATTCCTATGTAACCTGGTAGATGGCTTCTTTGAAATGGATCCCTCTAATACCTTGAAGCCCAAGTGAATTATTGTTGTCTTCAGGGTCCTGGATGAAACCGGGGTAGTCGAGATGCTAGCTAGGGTTTCCCGTGAAGATTCTGGTGCCTGAGCTTCTACGGAGTTTCACCGATTCCTCCTCCATCACAACACGCTCCATAAGCTCCCTCTCAATCTCCTCCTTCAACCGCTGAGCATCATCGTCAACGGTGTTGGAGGAAGATGACCTGACGAACTTGTCCTAAAACCCTGATAGAAAATAGCTCGACACGAAAACATGAGGAAAACTTGATACGTAGACCAGAACATCTCGAGGATTTATAGGATTTTTACCGTGCAGGACAAGCATATGGGCGAAAGACGGAGTCGTGAAGGTGCACATAGCACCCACACGGACAGGTGGCGCGACCAGGTGGTACGTCGCGCCCTAGCCCGTATGGGGCCCCTGGGCACCGCCTGGCTACTTCTTTTTTCCCAAAATTATTAAGTATTCCAAACTTATAGATACAATTCTTATGGAATTTTCGGTGCCGGTTTACTTACCGTGTACTTATCATGTACCTATTCTTTTTCATGATTCTTGATGTAGTATAATTACAGATTTATACAGAACAGAAGCGCTATGGTAAAGGAAAATTAAGATGGGAAAAAATTATATGACTACTCAAAGTATGTGTATGGAAAACTATGACGTGGAACGCAAGCACGCGCAACACCGACGCCGCGAGCCAGAGACCGATTGTCTGACAACGTGGCACATCCCGCGTGAGAAGCGCCACGCCACACCACAGGGGATAAGATTGTCGTGCCCCGAAGCCGCCGTCACGTCACCTAACCCACACGGCTATTACGACCGCCCCTTTCCGCCGCGGCCCTACGCCcgtcttcccttcccttcccttccctcggCCGACTCGACCCGACCCCGCGGCCGAAATAAAGCAAGCGACCCACGCAGCGCCAGTGAACCCCACACCACCACCGTCTCTTCTCAGTTCTCACTTCTCACCGCGCGTTTCTCTTCTGCCCCCGCTCCACGCCAGGCAAACCGAAGCCCCCACCACACGACGCCGcccaccctcccctcccctcctctggAATCGGGCGGGGGAAGAAGTAGTATTCAGGCCTGGCCGGCGGCGGCATGGACCGCATCGTCGGCCGCAAGTTCAAGCTCGGCCGGAAGATCGGCTCCGGCTCCTTCGGGGTCATCTACCTCGGTGAGCGATCGTTCgattccccgccgccgccgccgcccgcgtttgttcagttttttctttttctttttcgacTCCATCTATCGTCGTCTGATGCTGTCGCTGTTGCTGCTGCAGCCACGGATATGGACACCTACGAGATCGTCGCGGTGAAGATTGTGAGTTCTATTTCTCatatccctcctctgccctgccctGTTTCATGCTTCAGTTTTCGACTGGGTTGCTGTTGGGTAGTTGGGTCAAGCGGAGAGGTGGATGATTAGGTTGCTGTTGAGTTAAGCGGATATATAGGTGGAATGCTGGATTGGTTTGGTTGCTTCCCCTCGCGCGGATGCATGATTCGATTGCTGTGCGTGCTGAATTTATCTGTTAGTCGTCGCTCTTGCTTGTTTTGGGCTGATCATAATGGGATTAGAAAATGCTGGTAATCATGTGGTTAGAAAGGTCCAAGCACACGCCTTTTATTTAATTGTATGGCTACTTGGGCtgttttcccctttcctttctagaATGCTGCTTGGCTCCCTCTTAGCCTCTTGGGTGATGATCGATACAGGTGGTGGTTGGTCATAATGACGCTTGGCGTAGAGGAATTGTATTTGTAGCCTTGCAGGAAAAGTTGTGAGACCAAGCATACCAGTGGGAGCGGAAAGTTTGATTGCTATTGTCAAAGCTCAGTTGGTGCCCCTGCTTTCCCCCCATCCCACTTCATGGTTTGCCTTGTGAGAGCAAGCATACCAGTGGGAGAGGAAAGTTTGAGTGTTATTGTTATATGCACCGTCTACTTGCCTAGTGAAACCCCTTTTTCTTGCACACACTATCTCCAAATCCTTATTCTGGTAACCTCACTGGCAGGAAAGTAGCACCTCGAAGCATCCCCAGCTGTTTTATGAGGCAAAGATCTACAACGCCCTGCAAGGAGGAAGTATGTATCCCCTGTCATCCAATTCTCCATAGTTCCATGCTGGGTTTATTTGGATAAGATCCAGAGTTGACGGGGAATGTTTTGGCATCCAGGTGGCATTGCGAATGTTAAATGGTGTGGTGTGGATGGGGAGGAAAATGTTCTTATCATTGATCTGTTGGGCCCGAGCTTAGAAGATTTGTTTGTCTACTGCGGCAGAAAATTCACCTTGAAGACTGTCCTAATGCTTGCAGACCAAATGGTAATTAGTAATTGCCTATTTCACTTTATTTCATTACCTTATGCCGAACACTGAAAACCATTTGGAAAGTGTCAACATTTGTTTAGCAATTTGAATTCTTGTGGAACTCACAGGAAAAAAGAACTATATTTCTGATGGTAACCAAACACTGAATGTCTATTCTTGAGAATTTCCTTGGAGAGTTCCATTATTGTGTTGCTCTTTCAATACCACATTACCACTATTTAATAGTAATAAAGAATAGGCAGCAATTGAAATAAGTAAAATCTATCTGAGAACATATGAAATAATTACTGCCAGGACTTTATAGAGGGTTCCACTATGCACTAGCAGATATTTTCTTGTATATGTTGCTTCTATATGCTTCATATTTATTTACATAGTTTGAAATATTGCACAGTTAATCTAGATGTAGTTAAGTAGCCGCATGTGGAATACAGTTGCCTGAAGTTTTCGTTGCCCCCATTAAATATtgatattatttttgcatgatCGAGTTCCATTTCTGATTAAGTAATGCCAGCTTTTCTCTTTCGTTGCCCCTAACAGCTTACAAGGATAGAATTTATGCATTCCAAAGGATACTTGCATAGAGACATAAAACCTGACAATTTCCTAATGGGTCTTGGCCGGAAGGCAAATCAGGTACTTGTTGTGGTGCACTAAAGCTCCATGTTAAGTTCTTAATGCGCTGAACAATCTCGTCAATGATATCTCTGTGTGTGCTTATCAGGTCTATGTAATTGATTTTGGGCTTGCAAAAAGATACCGTGATTCTACTACGAATCGACATATTCCTTACAGGTACATATATTTCTGAAGATGCATTTTTTGGTAGAAGATGGTACCATAGGTTGACTTTTTTACTAGTGTCAAACTAAATGTAATTCTGCTTGCCCAGAATTGATTTAAGCAGTTAGCTGACCCAATACTTGTTATCTGTTGTCAATTCCGTTGCCCCTACTTTACCTTTTTTGTGTCATGGAAATTATAGTTACAGCGGTAGTGCGCTGAATTGGACCTGTGACACATCATGGTCTGACCTATGTCTGTAATTTCAATTGGTGGCTCCCATGTGGTACTTGACCACTGCTACTTTGCTCTTTACTATGTGGGAATGTTCCCATCACAATATTTTTTTTGACTGGTTACTGTAGGGAAAACCCCCACAGCCATTGCTCTTTATTCATTCAAAGTATACAATATGTACAAAGGTTAACAAGAGTAACTCAAAAGAAGGAAAAAACTAAAAAGACCCATAACAATATTTTACTAATTTAGTCTTCTAGGTTCCAGCAACAATAGCCTTTTGCTATCATAATATCTTGATTGTTTACGGACCACTCTGCATCATAGTGTGATGGCATCTATATGAAAACAGCAATGTAAATTATATAATGCCAGAATTTCCCTTTTTTGTTAATTTTATTGCTCTATTATACGAGttttcacctttgttctcttctgCTTATTAAGAATGCCTGTGTACCCTGCAATCGGCATATATATAAATGCAACTTGTTCTTGATCTCTGATTAGCCATTTAATAGCGAACTGCTGCTTTACTGTAGGGAACATAAGAACTTAACTGGCACTGCACGTTATGCAAGTAGCAACACTCACCTTGGAATTGGTAAGTCATGACCAGTTGGTTACTTGTCAAATCATCATTTAAATTTGATTTTGAACATTGTTTTTTATTTACTGGCAGAGCAAAGTCGACGGGATGATTTGGAATCTCTTGGCTATGTTCTCCTATATTTTCTCCGAGGAAGGTAGGCTTATACTACTGTTCTGTGGAACTACTATGTTGCTTATGAGCACAGCATCTGGGATGCAGTGTGCTTGAAAACACATTAAGGAGTGCAAGTCTACTTTTTAAAAGATATGTAAACAGACATCATATCTAAAAGAAGCAGTTTCAAGAACCTACTTTTGAAGAACTACGACTTTCTTCACACTTTAGATACTCTAGCAGTCCAGGTGTAGCCTGTAGGTATGAACTGATGTTGGTCAGCTCAAAATAGGCCTTGTAGCACGGGATCTTATATCTCTGCTTGTTTTGTTAGCATGTTTGGGCTGCATCTTACAAAGATTTCCCTAGAACAAACTGTAAATATGAAACCCTTCATTACAAAGCAGACTTCACTATATGCCATATCAAATGCACGCTTGACATTTGTGCAGCTGGTTAATGAAAATCCGTTATATCTCAAGTTCCACCAGCAAATTGTTGTGAATCTGTCTGTGCCTTTTCTATGACATGTTTTCAAGTACCTTTTTTTGTGGGAAATGTAACAGGGTTTCATACCAATCTCATTTTTTTTAAATATAATATCAAAGCTATCAGAACATTGAGGTCTTATTATCCATTTCGGTAATTTCGTCTAATTTTTTTGCCATGTATTGGTGTGTACAGTCTTCCCTGGCAGGGACTAAAAGCTGCAACGAAAAAGCAGAAGTATGAGAAGATATGTGAGAAAAAGATTTCAACACCTATCGAGGTTTATCTCAGAAGCATATTAAACCAAGCTTCAGAAACTGTACTTTTACATCTGTAGCtgaattttatttatttatcaGGTGTTATGCAAATCCTGTCCAGTAGAATTTGCATCTTACTTCCACTACTGCAAGTCATTGACATTTGATCAGCGGCCTGATTATGGATTCGTGAAGCGCCTTTTTCGAGACTTATTCGACCGCCAAGGTATTCCTTCattaagtagtactccctccgttcctaaatataagtctttctagagattccaataggtgactacatacggagcaaaataagtgaatctacactctaaaatatgtctacatacatccgtatgttgtagtccatttgaaatgtctaaaaagacttatatttcggaacggagggagtactacacagTACTTCCTCCGCTGTAATATAGtgtataatttttttttcaaagtcAAAATTTGCAAACTTTGACTAAATTTTTAGAGAAAAGGATCTACATCTGTAATACCAAATACACACCATTAGATGCATCCTGAgacatattttcatattatattagATGATATTGTAAATATAGATATTTTTTccttataaacttggtcaaattttatgaagtttggcttaaaaaaaatctatatgcaGTATATTATGGAACagagtatatagtatatacctctGTAATAGCACTGTTAAAAGGTACTACCTCAATTCGGAAATAGATGGCATTTTAGAAAACTTGCAGTCAAACTTCTCTATATTTCAAAACCAATTAATAGAAAAGCTATAGATTGATTAGGTGCAAATGGTACTATTAGCTTTGTCATGAAAAATTGTTTATCTTTTAGGTATTCACAAAAGATAATGGTCAAAACTGCATATTAGATATTGTGCAAAGTAAAAATGTCATGTACTCCAATGTTTCAGGAACAGAGTACATTGTTTCAACATATCTTATCTGAGTTTTTGCTTGATATTTCATCCAATGTTCTGCTCATCTTGCAACAGGTTATGATTTTGATTATGTCTTTGACTGGACTGTTTTGAAATATAAACAAGGCCAAAAGACCCAGGTACTTCATCAGGGGTTAAAATATTTAAGTTTTATTGCAAGTACTTTTACAGCAAGTTTCAGTTTGCATTTAATCTACCATTCATTAGTTTTGGATTCCTTTATGATGCGATTTGATCTTGCACCAGAACTCCCCTCCTCATCCTCCAGTTCTCTTTGCTATGTTATGATTATTCCTAAGCAATGATACTGTTTTGGGGACAAATGCTTTTCAAAATTAAATTACAATACATATCATATTCAAATGGAATCTCATTTTCGATTTAGTTTATGAATATTTAATCTCAATGAAGCCTATTACAGAATGGTCAGTGGTTCAGAGTAATTCTTTATCTACTATATATCGACATGGTGCAACTTTAGTGTGTACCTGACAAATTCGCTTACTTTTTGTAGCATGTTCCTGGGGCAACTATTACTCGAGCAATCCCAACACATCTTGACAAACGAGCGGGTAACTTAGCTTCACCTTTCATAAACATATAAATAAGAGTATTCATTTAGATTATCGTGTAACTTGAGGGCTAGCATTGTTAGCTAAATAGAAAAAGAAATGCCCAAAACTTCCCTGTTGCGAAGAAAGGTATATACCCTAGGATGCATGTGCTTGCTATACTGGGGGCCTAAGGTATACATATGTCATCGGAAGCAGTATGTGTGGCTAGAGAGCGGAGACGTGTCAATGAGATTAGAAAGTACCTTACCCATGGTGGGAAGAGTGGGACGACCAAGCAGCTGGGTGTGACTAatctcaaactcctccttgaggtcCATTGCAGACTGAAACATAAAGGTTCGATGCTCATGCTTGTCCTTGGCCATGCAAGATCACATCCAGAACAACTCATTGAAGTCATCAAGATAAGTTGGCTAGAGATGCGAGTGAAAGCTCTACAGTAATCCTCTATGGACATGTCCTCTTGCAAAGATTGTGCAAACTTTACAGTAAGAAAAGTGAAGGGCTCCATTTGGGTGAATCTATTGCTTCTCAAAATGCTTCCATATCACCTTTGCTAGTGATACTTAAGAGTTAAGACCCTTCCTAAGTGAAGGATAACATTGAGAATCAAAGCACCAATGGCCTTAGCATCATCATTTTGCCTTTTTGTGGCTTCATCTTCCTTGGTCAAATGGTGGTCATTGAGATCGACAGCCCTTCAACTCTTTCCACTCTCATTGACCGAGAATGCATGTTCTCTGTAGTTGGAGGCATCTCTTTTGCTATGATAGCTGCAAGAAAATGCACCAAGGACCTAGCTAAATTCTTTCCACAGTTAAACAACTAGCTGTCGGCAACAACTAGCAGCACAAGCAGCCAAGCAATCAACCCAATTTATCTCCACTAGCAACTTGGCTCTGCCAAATAGCAACACTGGGAGCTAGACAAACAACAGCGGCAACAGATTGGTgaggggcagcagcagcagcagattcatgagggagcagcagcaacagattgCTGAGGGgcagaagcagcagcagattcatgagggagcagcagcaacagattgGTAAAGAAAGACACAGTCAGGATGGCCATGAGCTTGACAGGAAGGATTTGGGGCAGCAGAGCTTATATTACGTCCTCTGAATAGAGGAAATGCCCAAATTGACTTTCCTCTATCGCAAATAGAGGGATACACCATAGGCTTATGGGCTTGCTATGGGTCTAAGCTGTATATATAAAATATAAATGATATAAACATGAGCAATACTCTTAACACCAATCAATGAGAACCATCTATCTTGTGTAGGGTCTTGTAGCACGGTATCACTTTGACGTTACTATTGTAAATGGGCCACAGTGATTAGATATAATGATTTTGACTTCGAATGCAGTGGACATGGCATGGTTGCTTAACTTGTCACTTTTCTTAAGTACTAACATACGGTTCTTGCTTCAGTTTATAGCTGCATTTTGCTGTTAGTAGATCAGACTAGAGATTCTGCCACATG from Triticum aestivum cultivar Chinese Spring chromosome 3B, IWGSC CS RefSeq v2.1, whole genome shotgun sequence includes these protein-coding regions:
- the LOC123069367 gene encoding casein kinase 1-like protein 3, coding for MDRIVGRKFKLGRKIGSGSFGVIYLATDMDTYEIVAVKIESSTSKHPQLFYEAKIYNALQGGSGIANVKWCGVDGEENVLIIDLLGPSLEDLFVYCGRKFTLKTVLMLADQMLTRIEFMHSKGYLHRDIKPDNFLMGLGRKANQVYVIDFGLAKRYRDSTTNRHIPYREHKNLTGTARYASSNTHLGIEQSRRDDLESLGYVLLYFLRGSLPWQGLKAATKKQKYEKICEKKISTPIEVLCKSCPVEFASYFHYCKSLTFDQRPDYGFVKRLFRDLFDRQGYDFDYVFDWTVLKYKQGQKTQHVPGATITRAIPTHLDKRAGVNGDVHPNEAHEQMESSHMTGSAAQLQRQNMAASARNENPKNDGNSRHIVRIDAFHQNQGFDSNTGSPSACFPTLPHNAPAR